A region of Flavobacterium album DNA encodes the following proteins:
- a CDS encoding DinB family protein: METNIATATVITPEAFLAHWQGHRGLTRRIIEAFPEKELFTFSIGGMRTFAVLAMEMTDLANPGIDGIVTGEWREKYNMSHQTGEGMPETKEELLALWDETTAKIDRLWGQLDPQRFQEQTVAFGQWPGPVYGTLLYFVDNEIHHRGQGYVYLRALGIEPPAFWER; encoded by the coding sequence ATGGAAACGAACATTGCAACAGCTACCGTAATTACACCCGAAGCATTTTTGGCACACTGGCAGGGCCACAGGGGTCTCACCCGCAGGATTATCGAGGCATTCCCCGAAAAAGAACTCTTCACATTCTCCATCGGGGGGATGCGCACCTTTGCCGTACTGGCTATGGAAATGACCGACCTTGCCAATCCCGGCATAGACGGCATCGTGACCGGGGAATGGAGGGAAAAGTACAACATGTCCCACCAGACAGGCGAAGGCATGCCGGAAACCAAAGAAGAGCTGCTGGCCCTTTGGGACGAAACTACTGCCAAGATAGACAGGCTTTGGGGCCAGCTGGACCCGCAGCGCTTCCAGGAGCAAACGGTGGCATTCGGCCAATGGCCCGGCCCGGTATACGGCACACTGCTCTATTTTGTGGATAACGAGATACACCACCGTGGGCAGGGCTATGTGTACCTGCGTGCTTTGGGTATCGAGCCACCGGCCTTCTGGGAAAGGTAA
- a CDS encoding PAS domain S-box protein, translating to MENADNSPVSSFPGLTPHSHPANYISLLEAMPTPIYICDMDGRITFFNPAATKFWGIAPEKGVLWHMFMKIFNPDGSLLTANDCPVNEVLRENHPVRHKELIIERHNGVRHDIKLDVQPLLDTAGSLTGILCIITDITHKKLEDALQIEDEGRYRSLSQVLEKMVAERTLNLKKSEERYHKMIEEVQDYAIILLDHDGYILNWNLGAQKIKGYTEEEIIGKNFRIFYQKHDQEGKLPEKLITRALYTGRATHEGWRVRKDGSTFWGSVVITALHDDENNIIGFTKVTRDLTERKLADDRMQNYALEIEFRNKQLEEYAYIASHDLQEPLRKIQIFAEMLETNISDPEKAKKQLEKINLAAKRMSSLIKDVLKYSQLSRADELFEDVSLNTVIASIKDDFELLIEQKQVVIVQNDLPVLKGIPIQLNQLFANLINNSIKFSSDNPVIEIYSENAGIDEISNYPGLNHSQGHVKISVKDNGVGFEQQYGEQVFRMFKRLTDNSGTGIGLALCKKIVENHNGHISVSSEPGKGTEFTILLPVG from the coding sequence ATGGAAAATGCAGATAATAGCCCCGTTTCTTCGTTTCCCGGACTGACACCGCATTCACACCCTGCGAACTATATTTCTTTGCTGGAAGCCATGCCTACGCCCATATACATTTGCGATATGGACGGAAGGATTACTTTTTTTAATCCTGCTGCCACAAAATTTTGGGGAATAGCTCCCGAAAAAGGCGTGCTATGGCATATGTTCATGAAAATATTTAATCCCGATGGCTCGCTGCTCACGGCAAACGACTGCCCAGTGAACGAAGTACTACGCGAAAACCATCCTGTAAGGCATAAAGAGCTTATAATCGAAAGGCATAACGGGGTACGGCATGATATAAAACTGGATGTACAACCGTTGCTGGACACAGCCGGATCCCTGACAGGAATCCTATGCATCATCACTGACATTACCCATAAAAAGCTGGAGGATGCCCTGCAAATCGAAGATGAGGGCCGCTATAGGTCGCTTTCGCAGGTGCTGGAAAAAATGGTGGCCGAGAGGACGCTCAACCTTAAAAAAAGCGAGGAACGTTACCATAAGATGATTGAGGAAGTACAGGATTATGCGATTATCCTCCTTGACCATGACGGATACATCCTTAACTGGAACCTTGGCGCCCAAAAGATAAAGGGCTACACCGAAGAAGAGATCATCGGGAAGAATTTCAGGATATTCTATCAAAAGCATGACCAGGAAGGAAAACTGCCCGAAAAGCTTATTACCCGTGCCCTGTATACCGGCAGGGCCACACATGAGGGCTGGCGCGTACGGAAAGACGGCAGCACCTTTTGGGGATCTGTCGTAATAACAGCGCTGCATGACGATGAGAACAATATCATCGGTTTCACTAAAGTAACGCGCGACCTTACTGAAAGGAAACTGGCCGATGACAGGATGCAGAACTATGCGCTGGAAATAGAGTTCCGCAACAAGCAACTGGAAGAATATGCCTATATCGCCTCGCACGACCTGCAGGAGCCATTGAGGAAGATACAGATCTTTGCCGAAATGCTGGAAACCAATATCAGCGATCCGGAAAAAGCGAAGAAGCAGCTTGAAAAAATAAATTTGGCCGCAAAGCGTATGTCGAGCCTTATAAAGGACGTACTGAAATACTCGCAGCTTTCCCGTGCCGACGAACTTTTTGAAGATGTATCGCTCAATACCGTCATTGCGTCCATCAAAGACGATTTTGAGCTGCTGATCGAACAAAAGCAGGTAGTTATCGTACAGAATGACCTCCCGGTACTGAAGGGCATTCCAATACAGCTCAATCAATTATTTGCCAACCTGATAAACAATTCAATAAAATTCAGCTCTGATAATCCGGTAATCGAAATTTACAGCGAAAATGCAGGTATTGATGAGATTAGTAATTATCCCGGGCTGAACCACTCGCAAGGCCATGTAAAAATAAGCGTGAAGGATAACGGCGTGGGCTTTGAGCAGCAGTATGGCGAACAGGTGTTCAGGATGTTCAAACGCCTTACCGATAACAGCGGGACCGGTATCGGCCTGGCACTCTGCAAGAAGATAGTAGAAAACCATAATGGCCATATCAGCGTCAGCAGCGAGCCGGGCAAAGGCACGGAGTTTACAATATTGCTGCCTGTAGGATAG
- a CDS encoding response regulator, with protein sequence MSNKRTCFLIDDDEDDREIFSLALGSADNCCSCITVKNGLEALNFINENPDFLPDFIFIDLNMPYMTGKECLEAIKQIPRFANVPAIIYTTSSYTRDAEDARELGAAHFLVKPSSIGALTSALTLILAGTPAVYYLNTATV encoded by the coding sequence GTACCTGTTTCCTGATAGATGATGATGAAGATGACCGCGAGATTTTTTCGCTGGCACTGGGATCTGCCGATAATTGCTGTTCCTGTATTACGGTCAAAAACGGGCTTGAGGCATTGAACTTCATTAACGAAAATCCGGATTTTCTGCCGGACTTTATTTTCATTGACCTTAATATGCCTTATATGACCGGCAAGGAATGCCTCGAGGCCATAAAGCAAATACCCCGCTTCGCGAATGTCCCTGCCATTATATACACCACCTCATCCTATACACGGGATGCAGAGGATGCCCGCGAACTCGGCGCTGCCCATTTTTTGGTAAAGCCATCAAGCATTGGTGCCCTCACCTCGGCCCTTACCCTGATACTGGCCGGTACGCCTGCCGTTTATTATCTCAATACCGCCACGGTGTAG